A region of Lagenorhynchus albirostris chromosome 20, mLagAlb1.1, whole genome shotgun sequence DNA encodes the following proteins:
- the GPRC5C gene encoding G-protein coupled receptor family C group 5 member C isoform X1 has translation MAIQEAVLICLGLPLLLLPGARAQNHAPAGCSPDLNPLYYNLCDRSGAWGIVLEAVAGAGIVTTFVLTIFLVASLPFVQDTKKRSLLGTQVFFLLGTLGLFCLVFACVVKPDFSTCASRRFLFGVLFAICFSCLVAHVLALNFLVRKNHGPRGWVVFVVALLLSLVEVIINTEWLVITLVRAGGGEGGPPANGSANWATASPCAIANVDFVMALIYVMLLLLCAFTGAWPALCGRFKRWRKHGVFVLLTTATSIAIWVVWIVMYTYGNRQRNSPTWDDPTLAITLAANAWAFVLFYVIPEVSQVTKPSPEQSYQGDLYPTRGVGYETILKEQKGQSMFVENKAFSMDEPASAKRPVSPYSGYNGQLLTSVYQPTEMTLIHKAPSEGAYDVILPRATANSQVMGSANSTLRAEDIYAAQSHQEATLPKEDKNSQPQPVPPCSKAKPNRGEGGPCPSHLRLLPPPGPWKAAELGKAHSRPGQIVPLFLACGSWI, from the exons ATGGCCATCCAGGAAGCGGTGCTGATATGCCTGGGACTGCCTCTCCTCCTACTCCCAGGGGCCCGGGCCCAGAACCACGCCCCAGCTGGCTGCAGCCCGGACCTCAACCCCCTCTATTACAACCTGTGTGACCGCTCTGGGGCTTGGGGCATCGTCTTGGAGGCAGTGGCGGGGGCGGGCATCGTCACCACTTTTGTCCTCACCATCTTCCTCGTGGCCAGCCTCCCCTTCGTGCAGGACACCAAGAAGCGGAGCCTGCTGGGGACCCAGGTGTTCTTCCTGCTGGGGACCCTGGGCCTCTTCTGCCTCGTCTTCGCCTGCGTGGTGAAGCCTGACTTCTCCACCTGCGCCTCTCGGCGCTTCCTCTTCGGGGTCCTGTTCGCCATCTGCTTCTCCTGCCTGGTGGCCCACGTGTTGGCCCTCAACTTCCTGGTCCGGAAGAACCACGGGCCCCGGGGCTGGGTGGTCTTCGTCGTGGCCCTGTTGCTGAGCCTCGTGGAGGTGATCATCAACACGGAGTGGCTGGTCATCACGCTGGTGCGGGCAGGGGGCGGCGAGGGTGGCCCTCCGGCCAACGGCAGTGCCAACTGGGCCACCGCCTCCCCCTGTGCCATTGCCAACGTGGACTTTGTCATGGCGCTCATCTACGTcatgctgctgctgctctgcGCCTTTACGGGGGCCTGGCCCGCCCTGTGCGGCCGCTTCAAGCGCTGGCGGAAGCACGGGGTCTTCGTGCTGCTCACCACGGCCACCTCCATCGCCATCTGGGTGGTTTGGATTGTCATGTACACCTACGGCAACCGGCAGCGCAACAGCCCCACGTGGGATGACCCCACGTTGGCCATCACCCTCGCCGCCAATGCCTGGGCCTTCGTGCTCTTCTATGTCATCCCTGAGGTCTCCCAGGTGACCAAGCCCAGCCCGGAGCAGAGCTACCAGGGGGACCTGTACCCCACCCGGGGCGTGGGCTACGAGACCATCCTGAAAGAGCAGAAGGGCCAGAGCATGTTTGTGGAAAACAAGGCGTTTTCCATGGACGAGCCAGCCTCAG CTAAGAGACCAGTGTCACCGTACAGCGGGTACAACGGGCAGCTGCTGACCAGTGTGTACCAGCCCACTGAGATGACCCTGATACACAAAGCCCCG TCGGAAGGAGCTTACGACGTCATCCTCCCGCGGGCCACTGCTAACAGCCAGGTGATGGGCAGTGCCAACTCCACCCTGCGGGCCGAAGACATCTACGCAGCCCAGAGCCACCAGGAGGCCACCCTGCCGAAGGAAGACAAGAACTCCCAG CCTCAGCCAGTCCCGCCCTGCTCCAAGGCGAAGCCAAACCGTGGCGAAGGTGGCCCTTGCCCTTCTCACCTGCGCCTCCTGCCACCACCTGGACCGTGGAAGGCCGCTGAGCTGGGCAAAGCTCACTCGAGACCCGGACAGATCGTGCCTCTCTTCCTGGCCTGCGGGTCCTGGATCTGA
- the GPRC5C gene encoding G-protein coupled receptor family C group 5 member C isoform X3 produces MAIQEAVLICLGLPLLLLPGARAQNHAPAGCSPDLNPLYYNLCDRSGAWGIVLEAVAGAGIVTTFVLTIFLVASLPFVQDTKKRSLLGTQVFFLLGTLGLFCLVFACVVKPDFSTCASRRFLFGVLFAICFSCLVAHVLALNFLVRKNHGPRGWVVFVVALLLSLVEVIINTEWLVITLVRAGGGEGGPPANGSANWATASPCAIANVDFVMALIYVMLLLLCAFTGAWPALCGRFKRWRKHGVFVLLTTATSIAIWVVWIVMYTYGNRQRNSPTWDDPTLAITLAANAWAFVLFYVIPEVSQVTKPSPEQSYQGDLYPTRGVGYETILKEQKGQSMFVENKAFSMDEPASAKRPVSPYSGYNGQLLTSVYQPTEMTLIHKAPSEGAYDVILPRATANSQVMGSANSTLRAEDIYAAQSHQEATLPKEDKNSQAQTPKNNTRW; encoded by the exons ATGGCCATCCAGGAAGCGGTGCTGATATGCCTGGGACTGCCTCTCCTCCTACTCCCAGGGGCCCGGGCCCAGAACCACGCCCCAGCTGGCTGCAGCCCGGACCTCAACCCCCTCTATTACAACCTGTGTGACCGCTCTGGGGCTTGGGGCATCGTCTTGGAGGCAGTGGCGGGGGCGGGCATCGTCACCACTTTTGTCCTCACCATCTTCCTCGTGGCCAGCCTCCCCTTCGTGCAGGACACCAAGAAGCGGAGCCTGCTGGGGACCCAGGTGTTCTTCCTGCTGGGGACCCTGGGCCTCTTCTGCCTCGTCTTCGCCTGCGTGGTGAAGCCTGACTTCTCCACCTGCGCCTCTCGGCGCTTCCTCTTCGGGGTCCTGTTCGCCATCTGCTTCTCCTGCCTGGTGGCCCACGTGTTGGCCCTCAACTTCCTGGTCCGGAAGAACCACGGGCCCCGGGGCTGGGTGGTCTTCGTCGTGGCCCTGTTGCTGAGCCTCGTGGAGGTGATCATCAACACGGAGTGGCTGGTCATCACGCTGGTGCGGGCAGGGGGCGGCGAGGGTGGCCCTCCGGCCAACGGCAGTGCCAACTGGGCCACCGCCTCCCCCTGTGCCATTGCCAACGTGGACTTTGTCATGGCGCTCATCTACGTcatgctgctgctgctctgcGCCTTTACGGGGGCCTGGCCCGCCCTGTGCGGCCGCTTCAAGCGCTGGCGGAAGCACGGGGTCTTCGTGCTGCTCACCACGGCCACCTCCATCGCCATCTGGGTGGTTTGGATTGTCATGTACACCTACGGCAACCGGCAGCGCAACAGCCCCACGTGGGATGACCCCACGTTGGCCATCACCCTCGCCGCCAATGCCTGGGCCTTCGTGCTCTTCTATGTCATCCCTGAGGTCTCCCAGGTGACCAAGCCCAGCCCGGAGCAGAGCTACCAGGGGGACCTGTACCCCACCCGGGGCGTGGGCTACGAGACCATCCTGAAAGAGCAGAAGGGCCAGAGCATGTTTGTGGAAAACAAGGCGTTTTCCATGGACGAGCCAGCCTCAG CTAAGAGACCAGTGTCACCGTACAGCGGGTACAACGGGCAGCTGCTGACCAGTGTGTACCAGCCCACTGAGATGACCCTGATACACAAAGCCCCG TCGGAAGGAGCTTACGACGTCATCCTCCCGCGGGCCACTGCTAACAGCCAGGTGATGGGCAGTGCCAACTCCACCCTGCGGGCCGAAGACATCTACGCAGCCCAGAGCCACCAGGAGGCCACCCTGCCGAAGGAAGACAAGAACTCCCAG GCTCAGACCCCGAAAAATAATACAAGATGGTAG
- the GPRC5C gene encoding G-protein coupled receptor family C group 5 member C isoform X2 yields the protein MAIQEAVLICLGLPLLLLPGARAQNHAPAGCSPDLNPLYYNLCDRSGAWGIVLEAVAGAGIVTTFVLTIFLVASLPFVQDTKKRSLLGTQVFFLLGTLGLFCLVFACVVKPDFSTCASRRFLFGVLFAICFSCLVAHVLALNFLVRKNHGPRGWVVFVVALLLSLVEVIINTEWLVITLVRAGGGEGGPPANGSANWATASPCAIANVDFVMALIYVMLLLLCAFTGAWPALCGRFKRWRKHGVFVLLTTATSIAIWVVWIVMYTYGNRQRNSPTWDDPTLAITLAANAWAFVLFYVIPEVSQVTKPSPEQSYQGDLYPTRGVGYETILKEQKGQSMFVENKAFSMDEPASAKRPVSPYSGYNGQLLTSVYQPTEMTLIHKAPSEGAYDVILPRATANSQVMGSANSTLRAEDIYAAQSHQEATLPKEDKNSQGHLASCQGHLRRPRSSQIVFFLGWRPVSTYVLWSLQRDSCNLERCLRRFCPGSCSSVRGKGA from the exons ATGGCCATCCAGGAAGCGGTGCTGATATGCCTGGGACTGCCTCTCCTCCTACTCCCAGGGGCCCGGGCCCAGAACCACGCCCCAGCTGGCTGCAGCCCGGACCTCAACCCCCTCTATTACAACCTGTGTGACCGCTCTGGGGCTTGGGGCATCGTCTTGGAGGCAGTGGCGGGGGCGGGCATCGTCACCACTTTTGTCCTCACCATCTTCCTCGTGGCCAGCCTCCCCTTCGTGCAGGACACCAAGAAGCGGAGCCTGCTGGGGACCCAGGTGTTCTTCCTGCTGGGGACCCTGGGCCTCTTCTGCCTCGTCTTCGCCTGCGTGGTGAAGCCTGACTTCTCCACCTGCGCCTCTCGGCGCTTCCTCTTCGGGGTCCTGTTCGCCATCTGCTTCTCCTGCCTGGTGGCCCACGTGTTGGCCCTCAACTTCCTGGTCCGGAAGAACCACGGGCCCCGGGGCTGGGTGGTCTTCGTCGTGGCCCTGTTGCTGAGCCTCGTGGAGGTGATCATCAACACGGAGTGGCTGGTCATCACGCTGGTGCGGGCAGGGGGCGGCGAGGGTGGCCCTCCGGCCAACGGCAGTGCCAACTGGGCCACCGCCTCCCCCTGTGCCATTGCCAACGTGGACTTTGTCATGGCGCTCATCTACGTcatgctgctgctgctctgcGCCTTTACGGGGGCCTGGCCCGCCCTGTGCGGCCGCTTCAAGCGCTGGCGGAAGCACGGGGTCTTCGTGCTGCTCACCACGGCCACCTCCATCGCCATCTGGGTGGTTTGGATTGTCATGTACACCTACGGCAACCGGCAGCGCAACAGCCCCACGTGGGATGACCCCACGTTGGCCATCACCCTCGCCGCCAATGCCTGGGCCTTCGTGCTCTTCTATGTCATCCCTGAGGTCTCCCAGGTGACCAAGCCCAGCCCGGAGCAGAGCTACCAGGGGGACCTGTACCCCACCCGGGGCGTGGGCTACGAGACCATCCTGAAAGAGCAGAAGGGCCAGAGCATGTTTGTGGAAAACAAGGCGTTTTCCATGGACGAGCCAGCCTCAG CTAAGAGACCAGTGTCACCGTACAGCGGGTACAACGGGCAGCTGCTGACCAGTGTGTACCAGCCCACTGAGATGACCCTGATACACAAAGCCCCG TCGGAAGGAGCTTACGACGTCATCCTCCCGCGGGCCACTGCTAACAGCCAGGTGATGGGCAGTGCCAACTCCACCCTGCGGGCCGAAGACATCTACGCAGCCCAGAGCCACCAGGAGGCCACCCTGCCGAAGGAAGACAAGAACTCCCAG GGTCACCTGGCTTCGTGTCAAGGTCACCTGCGGCGGCCACGCTCCAGCCAAATCGTGTTCTTCCTGGGGTGGCGGCCAGTCAGCACCTACGTTCTCTGGAGTCTTCAGAGAGATTCCTGCAACCTTGAGAGATGTCTCAGGCGCTTCTGTCCCGGGTCTTGCTCCTCTGTGAGGGGCAAGGGTGCCTAA
- the GPRC5C gene encoding G-protein coupled receptor family C group 5 member C isoform X4 has translation MAIQEAVLICLGLPLLLLPGARAQNHAPAGCSPDLNPLYYNLCDRSGAWGIVLEAVAGAGIVTTFVLTIFLVASLPFVQDTKKRSLLGTQVFFLLGTLGLFCLVFACVVKPDFSTCASRRFLFGVLFAICFSCLVAHVLALNFLVRKNHGPRGWVVFVVALLLSLVEVIINTEWLVITLVRAGGGEGGPPANGSANWATASPCAIANVDFVMALIYVMLLLLCAFTGAWPALCGRFKRWRKHGVFVLLTTATSIAIWVVWIVMYTYGNRQRNSPTWDDPTLAITLAANAWAFVLFYVIPEVSQVTKPSPEQSYQGDLYPTRGVGYETILKEQKGQSMFVENKAFSMDEPASAKRPVSPYSGYNGQLLTSVYQPTEMTLIHKAPSEGAYDVILPRATANSQVMGSANSTLRAEDIYAAQSHQEATLPKEDKNSQVFRNPYVWD, from the exons ATGGCCATCCAGGAAGCGGTGCTGATATGCCTGGGACTGCCTCTCCTCCTACTCCCAGGGGCCCGGGCCCAGAACCACGCCCCAGCTGGCTGCAGCCCGGACCTCAACCCCCTCTATTACAACCTGTGTGACCGCTCTGGGGCTTGGGGCATCGTCTTGGAGGCAGTGGCGGGGGCGGGCATCGTCACCACTTTTGTCCTCACCATCTTCCTCGTGGCCAGCCTCCCCTTCGTGCAGGACACCAAGAAGCGGAGCCTGCTGGGGACCCAGGTGTTCTTCCTGCTGGGGACCCTGGGCCTCTTCTGCCTCGTCTTCGCCTGCGTGGTGAAGCCTGACTTCTCCACCTGCGCCTCTCGGCGCTTCCTCTTCGGGGTCCTGTTCGCCATCTGCTTCTCCTGCCTGGTGGCCCACGTGTTGGCCCTCAACTTCCTGGTCCGGAAGAACCACGGGCCCCGGGGCTGGGTGGTCTTCGTCGTGGCCCTGTTGCTGAGCCTCGTGGAGGTGATCATCAACACGGAGTGGCTGGTCATCACGCTGGTGCGGGCAGGGGGCGGCGAGGGTGGCCCTCCGGCCAACGGCAGTGCCAACTGGGCCACCGCCTCCCCCTGTGCCATTGCCAACGTGGACTTTGTCATGGCGCTCATCTACGTcatgctgctgctgctctgcGCCTTTACGGGGGCCTGGCCCGCCCTGTGCGGCCGCTTCAAGCGCTGGCGGAAGCACGGGGTCTTCGTGCTGCTCACCACGGCCACCTCCATCGCCATCTGGGTGGTTTGGATTGTCATGTACACCTACGGCAACCGGCAGCGCAACAGCCCCACGTGGGATGACCCCACGTTGGCCATCACCCTCGCCGCCAATGCCTGGGCCTTCGTGCTCTTCTATGTCATCCCTGAGGTCTCCCAGGTGACCAAGCCCAGCCCGGAGCAGAGCTACCAGGGGGACCTGTACCCCACCCGGGGCGTGGGCTACGAGACCATCCTGAAAGAGCAGAAGGGCCAGAGCATGTTTGTGGAAAACAAGGCGTTTTCCATGGACGAGCCAGCCTCAG CTAAGAGACCAGTGTCACCGTACAGCGGGTACAACGGGCAGCTGCTGACCAGTGTGTACCAGCCCACTGAGATGACCCTGATACACAAAGCCCCG TCGGAAGGAGCTTACGACGTCATCCTCCCGCGGGCCACTGCTAACAGCCAGGTGATGGGCAGTGCCAACTCCACCCTGCGGGCCGAAGACATCTACGCAGCCCAGAGCCACCAGGAGGCCACCCTGCCGAAGGAAGACAAGAACTCCCAGGTCTTTAGAAACCCCTACGTGTGGGACTGA